The following proteins come from a genomic window of Triticum aestivum cultivar Chinese Spring chromosome 6A, IWGSC CS RefSeq v2.1, whole genome shotgun sequence:
- the LOC123127704 gene encoding gibberellin 2-beta-dioxygenase 6 produces MPAFAESTAEPPLADSYYALLRGGNKADECASAPPPGCQAPPVSECELPMIDVGCLTACGGGTEERAACAAAIASAAAEWGFFQVVNHGVKQELLEAMRREQVRLFRLPFEAKATAGLLNDSYRWGSPTATSPRQLSWSEAFHVPLAGISGSPCSYGELTSIRDVTQEVANAMSKLANTLARVLASSLGHTAGQRFPEGCDERTCFLRLNRYPPCPFSPDAFGLVPHTDSDFLTVLCQDQVGGLQLMKGSQWVAVKPIPGALIVNIGDLFQAWSNNRYKSVEHKVVTNATTERYSVAYFLCPSYDSPIGACEEPSPYRTFTFGEYRRRVQEDVKKMGKKIGLPNFLL; encoded by the exons ATGCCGGCCTTCGCCGAGAGCACGGCCGAGCCACCTCTGGCGGACAGCTACTACGCGCTGCTCCGCGGTGGCAACAAAGCCGACGAGTGCGCCTCGGCGCCGCCGCCTGGCTGCCAGGCCCCGCCCGTGTCGGAATGCGAGCTCCCGATGATCGACGTTGGGTGCCTGACGGCGTGCGGCGGGGGCACGGAGGAGAGGGCGGCATGCGCGGCGGCGATCGCGTCCGCGGCCGCTGAATGGGGCTTCTTCCAGGTGGTCAACCACGGCGTCAAGCAGGAGCTCCTGGAGGCGATGCGGCGGGAGCAGGTGCGCCTCTTCCGCCTGCCGTTCGAGGCCAAGGCCACGGCCGGCCTTCTCAACGACTCCTACCGCTGGGGCTCCCCTACCGCCACGTCGCCAAGGCAGCTGTCCTGGTCTGAGGCCTTCCATGTCCCGCTTGCCGGCATCTCCGGCAGCCCTTGCAGCTACGGCGAGCTCACCAGCATCAG GGATGTGACGCAGGAGGTGGCGAACGCGATGTCAAAGCTGGCCAACACGCTGGCGCGCGTCCTGGCCTCGAGCCTGGGACACACCGCCGGCCAACGCTTCCCGGAAGGGTGCGACGAGAGGACGTGCTTCCTCCGGCTGAACAGGTACCCGCCGTGCCCGTTCTCGCCGGACGCCTTCGGCCTGGTGCCGCACACGGACAGCGACTTCCTCACCGTGCTCTGCCAGGACCAAGTCGGCGGCCTGCAGCTGATGAAGGGCTCCCAGTGGGTGGCCGTCAAGCCCATTCCCGGCGCTCTCATCGTCAACATTGGAGACCTCTTCCAG GCATGGAGCAACAACAGATACAAGAGCGTGGAGCACAAAGTGGTAACCAACGCGACGACGGAGAGGTACTCCGTGGCATATTTCCTTTGCCCGTCCTACGACTCGCCCATCGGCGCATGCGAGGAGCCTTCACCTTACAGGACCTTCACCTTCGGGGAGTATCGGAGAAGGGTGCAGGAAGACGTCAAGAAGATGGGGAAGAAGATTGGCCTTCCCAACTTTCTGCTGTAG